From a single Rosa rugosa chromosome 7, drRosRugo1.1, whole genome shotgun sequence genomic region:
- the LOC133720700 gene encoding pentatricopeptide repeat-containing protein GUN1, chloroplastic translates to MASTPPHCSITATKPYQTHQYPQNQRLKSHRQTRQSNQWTTHHVSLSKPLPLPPQPPRTAPKPAAAAAANAPSPTSFSSLCPPPKSDLVAAFSGRRSTRFVSKMHFGRPKTTVGSRHSSLAEEALQSAIQFGKDDLALDDVLLSFESRLCGSDDYTFLLRELGNRGECWKAIRCFEFAVRRERRRTEQGKLASSMISTLGRLGKVELAKNVFQTAVNEGYGKTVYTYSALISAYGRSGYCDEAIRVLESMKDSGLKPNLVTYNAVIDACGKGGVEFKKVVEIFNEMLKIGVQPDRITYNSLLAVCSRGGLWEAARNLFSEMVDRGIDQDIYTYNTLLDAISKGGQMDLAYQIMSEMPSKNILPNVVTYSTMIDGYAKAGRLEDALSLFNEMKFLAIGLDRVLYNTLLSLYGKLGRFAEALNVCKEMESVGIVKDVVSYNALLGGYGKQGKYDEVKGLYSEMKEERVSPNLLTYSTLIDVYSKGGLYVEAMKVFREFKQAGLKADVVLYSELINALCKNGLVESAVSLLDEMTKEGIRPNVVTYNCIIDAFGRPATTECAVGTGAGGIVLHNESPSSISERDVDISEENVQIQVRDMEDTRIIKMFGQLAADKAGYAKKDRKVRQEILCILGVVQKMHELDIKPNVVTFSAILNACSRCNSFEDASMLLEELRLFDNQVYGVAHGLLMGYRGNVWVKAQSLFDEVKQMDCSTASAFYNALTDMLWHFGQKQGAQLVVLEGKRRNVWENAWENSQLDLHLMSSGAARAMVHAWLLNIHSIVYKGQQLPNLLSILTGWGKHSKVVGDSALRRAIEALLTSMGAPFQVAKPNIGRFISTGSVAAAWLKESGTLEVLKLHDDRADPNSANFGQISNLRALTL, encoded by the exons ATGGCGTCAACGCCGCCGCACTGTTCAATCACAGCGACCAAGCCGTACCAAACCCACCAATACCCACAAAACCAGCGCCTCAAATCTCACCGCCAGACCCGTCAGAGCAACCAATGGACCACCCACCACGTCTCTCTCTCAAAGCCTCTACCTTTGCCTCCCCAACCGCCGCGCACGGCGCCCAaacccgccgccgccgccgccgccaacgCTCCCAGTCCGACCTCCTTTTCCTCTCTCTGCCCTCCGCCCAAGTCCGACCTCGTCGCCGCCTTCTCGGGCCGCCGCTCGACCCGGTTCGTGTCCAAAATGCACTTCGGCCGGCCCAAAACCACGGTGGGGTCCCGCCACTCCTCGCTGGCGGAGGAGGCCCTGCAGAGCGCAATCCAGTTCGGTAAGGACGATTTGGCCCTTGATGATGTTTTGCTTAGTTTCGAGTCTAGGCTTTGTGGGTCGGATGATTACACTTTTTTGCTTAGAGAGCTTGGGAATAGAGGTGAGTGTTGGAAGGCTATAAGGTGCTTCGAGTTTGCGGTGAGGAGGGAGAGAAGGAGAACTGAACAGGGGAAATTAGCTAGCTCTATGATTAGTACTCTTGGTAGGTTGGGGAAGGTTGAGCTTGCCAAGAATGTGTTTCAAACTGCTGTCAATGAGGGTTATGGCAAGACTGTTTATACGTATTCGGCTTTGATTAGTGCTTATGGGCGCAGTGGGTATTGCGATGAGGCTATTCGAGTGCTCGAGTCCATGAAAGATTCGGGCTTGAAGCCGAATTTGGTTACTTACAATGCGGTGATTGATGCATGTGGAAAAGGGGGAGTGGAGTTTAAGAAGGTAGTGGAGATTTTCAATGAGATGCTTAAGATTGGGGTGCAGCCTGATCGAATTACTTATAATTCTCTCCTTGCGGTTTGTAGTCGAGGGGGACTGTGGGAGGCGGCTAGAAACTTGTTCAGTGAGATGGTGGATAGGGGGATTGATCAGGATATTTATACCTATAATACGCTTTTGGATGCAATTTCTAAAGGTGGGCAGATGGATTTGGCATATCAGATTATGTCAGAGATGCCTTCAAAGAATATTTTGCCTAATGTGGTGACTTATAGTACTATGATCGATGGTTATGCGAAGGCTGGTAGATTAGAAGATGCACTCAGTTTATTTAATGAAATGAAGTTTTTGGCCATTGGTCTGGATAGAGTTCTGTATAATACATTGCTGTCACTTTACGGGAAGCTTGGCAGGTTTGCAGAGGCTTTGAATGTTTGCAAGGAGATGGAGAGTGTTGGGATTGTGAAGGACGTTGTATCTTATAATGCACTTCTTGGTGGGTATGGGAAGCAAGGGAAGTATGATGAAGTTAAAGGACTGTACAGTGAAATGAAAGAAGAACGTGTATCACCAAATTTATTAACTTATTCAACATTGATCGATGTGTATTCAAAAGGTGGTTTGTATGTGGAGGCAATGAAAGTTTTCAGAGAGTTTAAGCAGGCAGGGCTGAAGGCTGATGTTGTGCTCTATAGTGAACTTATTAATGCTTTGTGCAAAAATGGGCTGGTGGAATCTGCTGTTTCATTGCTTGATGAGATGACCAAGGAAGGCATCCGACCTAATGTTGTCACTTATAATTGTATAATTGATGCCTTTGGTAGGCCAGCGACAACAGAGTGTGCAGTTGGTACTGGTGCTGGAGGCATTGTGCTACACAATGAATCTCCATCTTCAATTTCTGAAAGGGATGTTGACATTTCTGAAGAGAATGTTCAAATTCAGGTGAGAGATATGGAGGATACCAGAATTATAAAGATGTTCGGGCAGCTTGCAGCTGATAAAGCTGGTTATGCAAAGAAAGATAGGAAGGTTAGACAAGAAATCTTGTGCATTTTGGGTGTTGTTCAGAAGATGCATGAGCTAGACATCAAACCGAATGTTGTCACATTTTCAGCCATTCTAAATGCTTGCAG CCGCTGTAATTCATTTGAAGATGCTTCCATGTTATTGGAGGAATTGCGGTTGTTTGATAACCAGGTTTATGGTGTTGCCCATGGACTTCTTATGGGCTACAGGGGTAATGTATGGGTGAAAGCTCAGTCCCTGTTTGATGAAGTTAAGCAGATGGACTGTTCAACTGCATCTGCATTCTACAATGCTCTTACCGACATGCTATGGCACTTTGGACAG AAACAAGGGGCGCAACTGGTTGTGCTTGAAGGGAAGCGCCGAAATGTATGGGAGAATGCATGGGAGAATTCACAGTTAGATTTGCATTTGATGTCTTCTGGGGCTGCCCGAGCAATGGTTCATGCATGGTTGCTCAATATACACTCTATAGTGTATAAAGGCCAACAATTGCCAAACCTATTAAG CATTTTGACAGGATGGGGCAAGCACAGCAAAGTAGTAGGTGACAGTGCCTTAAGACGAGCAATCGAGGCACTTCTTACCAGCATGGGTGCACCCTTTCAGGTTGCCAAGCCTAACATAGGTAGGTTTATTTCAACGGGATCTGTGGCTGCTGCATGGTTAAAAGAATCTGGCACACTGGAGGTGCTCAAGCTTCATGATGATAGGGCTGATCCAAATAGTGCAAATTTTGGCCAAATATCCAATTTACGAGCGCTCACTTTGTAG